Part of the Betta splendens chromosome 17, fBetSpl5.4, whole genome shotgun sequence genome, TCCAGGTCTACAAACAGACCCATCTGAAAGCAGAAAAGCAAGAGTTAAAGTCCATCCCTTCAAACTGTGACAATAAGCAGCAGCCAGGTAAATTCTCTACGTGTTGGGCCGAAACCTTGTACTCATTGATGTTTATTCAGCAGCAAAAACCTTGAACATGACACCAACACTACATCCTTAGCTACTAGTTTATGTAACAGCTGCTTTTCTAGCCATAAAGTGGGCACTTCACCTGTAAAGTACGTTGTGATCAGAATGTGTAATTTTATCCAATTACAACATCGCGTACGTGACGCTTACGTCTACGCGTCTAGAAGCTTGAATAAAGTTTTTTCTGTATCGTTGACGTGCTGGATCTAAATCGTGGACGGAGTCCTGCTTCCACCACATGTTCGGCCGCCGTCGTTACCTGCTTGGCCGCTGCAGCGCCCTGGCCTCTGGGCTGCGGAGCTTTCTTCTTCTTACCAAACAtcttgctgttgttgttgttgttgttgttgttgttgtggagtAACGAGCCTCTATTCAACTCCCCGATTATCCAGACTCACGCctaacacacaagcacacgcagaACGTCAGCTTCCTGCTGTCATCCGTGGCCGGTCGCCGTAGTTAAAATCATGTGAGCGGTTGTCAGGTGGTTCCCAAACAGTGAGTGGTAACGACCAGCCAACTGACGGCTGCGCTAGCCggctagctagctgttagcttagCCTCCAAGTCAAAAAGTTTCTTTTTGAGCGAAACGCTGAGCGTCTCTGTCACTACTAGAGAATTAATCCAGACAATTTCATCTCACTTCAGaagcgtgtgtgtctttacCTGCTCGGCCATCACTTCAAGTAGTTTTCGAAGGAGCAGTTTCATTTCTGTGGTTTGACATGATTATAGCTGTGACTACGCATGCGCAGGCCCGATATCTGCTTTCCTCAGTCTGGTCTgccaggcagcagctgatttCCATTGAAGTAGTGCAGAAACTGAAACTAAAATTTACTAAAGTACTTCAAGCGTAAAGCTGCAGGATGTACGTGTTTGTAATCATTCTGAAAGTATCCAACATTTTACATTAGATTAGATAAACAAAGTCCACGATGAGCATAAATTCATAAGAACGTATGACCCTTGGGAGAGGCTTCACAACAGTGACTTCGCTTAACATCTCAATTAGCTGctaataaaaaatattagaacTATTTTAAACACTACTGAAACGGCATCATAGCTGAAACGTGTGCAGTTTTAAAGTTAATTACTATAATTATTATCATCACTTGGTTAACgacaagaaaaggaaaatgttttgAAACACAGTGCAAACAGTGgaagaacaaaacatttattatgaccttgttttttttttaaggtgtACTACTAAATGTATAGCAAACCGTAAGAACTTCcaaaaggtaaaaaaatataGCAAAGTACATTAGTAAGTATTTGTGAGTAAATGAGAACAGGATATACAATATATGAAAATGTGTAACTGACATGAGATTGCAGTGTAAGCAATGAAGCAATTTATATTTTGCCTGCTCAGCATCATGTGATATATTTTTGACTGCTGAAAAACTATTCAAGAAATCCCAGAAGACAATGGACCTATTTTATAACAGTatagagaataaaaaaagataacCATGTAGGCTAAATAAAATTCAATACTGTACTCCATACGAGTCATTATTTCTTAGGTTTTTCTGACAGCTCAGATGATGCAACATTAAAAAtccctgttgttgctgctgagcAGCTTGGGGTAGGACGTGCCGATGGATCTCCCATGCCGATACACAACCAGCTCCAGCAAGTACTCGTCAATTTTAACCACAACTGACGTCATCTTTTCAGTGGAcatgaggaagatgatggtgaAGACAGCGACCTCAAATTCTGGACTCACGCCGATGAAGGAGCTCCCAACAGGTTTCACCAAACCCTTCCAGCTGAACTGCAGGCTCAGGACGTGGTCGTCTTCATCAGGCTAAATAGGGGAATAAGGCAAAGGTTTACTAATAGTAATGACAGTTGTAGTTGTTCACAGTTGCATTTAACTAAGACTTAAGCAACGATTAAAAGATGACAAAGTATTTTCTAACCGTGTCTTTTTTGTCTCTTGCTTTGTAGCCTTTGTAGTCAACGTTGCCCAGCTTTTCCTGCTGGTAGAAGTTGATCCAGTTGTGAAGACCCATGATCTCTTTGCCAAACTTGGTTTCTCCAACAAACACATGTTCAAATCCACAGGAATCCTCTCTGTAAACATGTTCAGCAGTAGATTTATTACATATTAGTGCAGACTCCCTTTCTTCTATTCTATCAAATATTCAGCCTGTTATTTAACGGGGTGAAATAATTCCTCTCCCTCACCAGCCCCCCTTGCTTTAACATTAAAACTCACCCTCCACTCCTGTCCCGATGATAAAGCTTGAACCAGATGTCATACAGCTGTTTCTTGAATTGTGTAGGATCTGATGGCGATTTCCCAGTCTTCGCCAGGTACTTGTGGGCACACTATGAATAAACAAGTCACACAACATGCAAAAAAGACAGAAGTTATCGAATGCTACCTTAATGCAAGTGACTCCCACCTTTGTAATCTGGCAGGGCTATGGCACATTGTATAAAAGACATGGTGTCTTTGTCATAGTTCctgttagatttttttaaatttaaatatctATAAGTATTTTGGTGAGACGTCCTTCAGAACACCAGGTGACTCACTTGGGCTGGAACAAATATGAAGACATGTGGTCCTTTCAATTATAGCTAATCCCTTCTAAGAAGTCAAATAAAGGCTCATTGCTGGTTCTCTGGGAATTCACCTTCACAGTCATTTCAAAATCCTGCAGTATGTTTCAAACAACAACTACAGCAACGTTTTGGATGGTGGCCAGGAGTGTAAACATTTGCAGTGTGGAAACAATGTTTACCGTTCCACATTGTGGTGACAGATGTGAGTCAGGTACCTTCATGACGCCTGTCTCCATTATGGCGTCGATAAACAGCTTGTTCTCTTTAAGCTCCTCTGAAGTAACCATCTCTGACACACCTGTGGACATTTCATAGTTGTCCAGCAAGCTGACGAAATCTGCGTGAAAAAGGTTTGTACTTGTTACAAACAGAAACTCGCGTCAAATGAAGAGCAGTGAGAAGGACCAATGCCATGAGCTGCTGCTTACATGCAAATGTCCTGATGCTTTTGAGTTTGTCTTCGTTGACATATGTGAAGAGTGGAGCACTGGCTTTGTCACTGGCAGAGTTGCTGCCTGGAGCCACAAATCCTGCTTTCCCCTAAAAGTGAATACatacacagacagaacagaactggTTAAACTGGATATTTCGTGAAACACGAGAACCACTAAAATGCGAAAGTGAGGTGAAGTGAGAACAATTTGCATTGCAAATGCAGCTGATTTCAATTAAACTGACCTGAAGAGAAATTTTGTAATCAGTCCCTGGTTTTAGGCGGTTGGAGTCCAGGGACCAGAGTTGGTTTAGGACCTCTTTGAGGTCCGGATTCGCCTGTTGACTGAAAAGCAAAGCAAGGAAAAGCACACAAGTTTCAGTAATCAAATGAGAAATGGAGGTTGTTGGTGGTTAAGAAAGTTTCAACTAATAAAAAGAGACAAATAGGAACCAtatggagaggaagagggacaGAGGGTGCTACATGCAAAAAAGGTCCCCAGGCAGGTTCGGTTACCGCTGAGATGCTCTCCAGAAAACTTTGTCCAGGTAGTGAAAAACACAGGTGTTACTTACACCTTCAGCTCTCCTGTTTTTGCAACGGTCTGTACATGTCAAAGCACACTGCAGTTTCACTATCTATGCTATGCTatcattaacatttacattatttgCAGTTTTGGACAGATCTCTATTTTAACCTGTCACTGATTAATTTCAGCagttaaaataattataatttaatgtGCATAATAAGACATAGTAAAACATTATTTGCTATAAGATTTTTGTGACACTtagaaataaacacagcaaGTTTATGAATCTGCTCTTTACGTCCCTTTATATAATCCACAAAGGCCCCACTGTTCCTCATTTAGCCTGGACACAGCTGTTAATGTCACCAAGCAGAATTGTTACTGAGCCACACAAGTTCCTACTCAGGCGTCTCTAGTCTCTAACCAACGAATCACTAGCAGACGCAGCTGCATCCAGCCCTGCAAACATGCAGGAGGTCCCTCTGTACAAGCCTGAAATCTTCAGCCTGGCTCTGGGTCACAACTACAAACATTAACGCGCAGCTTATCGGGATGTGCCGTCTTCTGATCAACATCAGTACTAACCACAAGCGTCCCGTGACATTGGATCTAACTGTTTCCGTTAAGATTACCGTCTGAGACAGAAGCACGGCGCTAAAATGCTAACTATTTTTTAAGAAGcactcaataaataaataaacgtttACAAGTCAGCTTAGTAAGGTGTTGCTATAGTTTCAATTGAAAACGCACCTCTTTGCCATCGTTTCACTCCGCAGAAAACTTTACTCCGTCTCATCAGCTCCGAGTTTCATGCGTTTCTCCGAGGCGTCCGTCATGACGTTTACAGGAGAAACAGCCAATAACGTGTCGGGAAAACGCCCATGCCCCGCCCCTCTGTTATGACAGGGCGGATCCATTACCATGGTTCTTACTAACGGGTTTAAGAAGAGTAAAGATTACTTTTACGTATCTTATTGTAGTTTAGTGCTTTCGTCTTATTTTAACGGTTTTATAGCGAACAACGTGCGCTTTAATATGAAAGTTTAGTTTAAGCTGATGTAtgtatgtttttacttttttacatgtatagttgtgtttattttctataaCTGGATGTTCCAGAACAGCTCCTAGGTTTAATTCGTGTCTGTCGCTCAATCCtatcttttattctgaaattcaAACGAACGGAAAGGATTGGGGAA contains:
- the si:dkey-222f8.3 gene encoding poly(U)-specific endoribonuclease-C-like; the encoded protein is MAKSQQANPDLKEVLNQLWSLDSNRLKPGTDYKISLQGKAGFVAPGSNSASDKASAPLFTYVNEDKLKSIRTFAYFVSLLDNYEMSTGVSEMVTSEELKENKLFIDAIMETGVMKCAHKYLAKTGKSPSDPTQFKKQLYDIWFKLYHRDRSGGEDSCGFEHVFVGETKFGKEIMGLHNWINFYQQEKLGNVDYKGYKARDKKDTPDEDDHVLSLQFSWKGLVKPVGSSFIGVSPEFEVAVFTIIFLMSTEKMTSVVVKIDEYLLELVVYRHGRSIGTSYPKLLSSNNRDF